Proteins encoded in a region of the Diospyros lotus cultivar Yz01 chromosome 9, ASM1463336v1, whole genome shotgun sequence genome:
- the LOC127809374 gene encoding mitogen-activated protein kinase kinase kinase 20-like translates to MGSWIKKEFLGKGSYGTVSKAVPLTRELADSNDDDDDDIPSIMASEIAVKSADFKFSTSLQKEGEIMFLLSDCPGIIRCYGEDISDEKGKRVYNLLLEFAPGGSLKSLIERRGGALPESEVRRYTRMILKALNYVHEKGYVHCGIKPHNILVFPSQDGNGNYVKIANFGLAKKADEGNGLSGDPRLMGHSRGTLPYSSPESIVWNMNKPPVDIWALGCTVSQMMTGRSPWECTHRLELKWKIILGRELPRIPDTMSSQGKDFLLKCFERDWKTRSTAADLLRHPFVEGERADEMPLLQCAAEDARWVSRVSMFKEKEEDPLAIIPIEFYLPSFLRVLLT, encoded by the coding sequence ATGGGTTCCTGGATCAAGAAGGAGTTTCTCGGCAAGGGATCGTACGGGACCGTGAGCAAGGCAGTCCCTCTGACGAGGGAATTGGCAGATtctaatgatgatgatgatgatgacatACCGTCGATCATGGCTTCCGAGATTGCTGTCAAGTCTGCCGATTTCAAGTTCTCTACCTCTCTTCAAAAGGAAGGAGAGATCATGTTCTTGTTGAGTGACTGTCCCGGAATCATCCGTTGTTATGGGGAAGACATCTCCGACGAGAAGGGCAAGAGGGTATACAACCTCTTGCTGGAGTTCGCTCCCGGCGGCTCCCTCAAGAGTTTGATTGAAAGAAGGGGCGGGGCACTGCCGGAATCAGAAGTGCGACGCTACACTCGCATGATCCTCAAAGCTTTAAACTACGTGCATGAGAAGGGCTACGTCCACTGCGGCATTAAGCCACACAACATTCTTGTTTTCCCTTCTCAAGACGGCAATGGGAACTACGTGAAGATTGCCAATTTTGGACTGGCAAAGAAAGCAGATGAAGGCAATGGATTGAGCGGTGATCCTCGTTTGATGGGCCACTCTCGCGGGACTCTTCCTTATTCTTCGCCGGAATCTATTGTTTGGAACATGAACAAGCCGCCAGTGGATATTTGGGCTCTTGGGTGCACGGTATCGCAGATGATGACCGGACGATCTCCATGGGAGTGCACGCACAGGCTAGAGCTGAAATGGAAGATAATTCTTGGGAGAGAGCTACCCAGAATTCCAGATACCATGTCTAGTCAAGGCAAAGATTTCTTGTTGAAGTGCTTCGAGAGGGACTGGAAAACCAGATCAACAGCTGCAGATCTTCTACGACATCCTTTCGTTGAAGGGGAGCGGGCCGATGAGATGCCATTGCTGCAGTGTGCCGCTGAAGATGCTCGATGGGTTTCAAGGGTCTCCATGTTTAAGGAGAAAGAGGAGGATCCTTTGGCAATAATACCAATAGAGTTCTATTTGCCTTCGTTTTTGAGGGTTCTTCTTACATAG
- the LOC127810535 gene encoding mitogen-activated protein kinase kinase kinase 20-like, whose product MGSWIKKEFLGKGSYGTVRKAVPLTRELADSKDDDDDSPLMMVSEIAVKSADFASSTSLREEGDILFLLSDCPGIIRCYGDDVSEEKGKRVYNLLLEFAPGGSLKSLIERRGGALPESEVRRYTRMILKALNYVHEKGYVHCDIKPHNILVFPSQHGNGNYVKIADFGLAKKADEGNGWSDIDPRLMGRTRGTLPYASPESIVWNMNKSPVDIWALGCTVSQMMTGRSPWECTDRLELKLKIILGRELPRIPESMSSQGKDFLRKCFEREWETRSTAAELLRHPFVQGEPEEWANTIRVLFAFVFESSICFFFLCFLYFCLSVCLSL is encoded by the coding sequence ATGGGTTCCTGGATCAAGAAGGAGTTTCTCGGAAAGGGATCCTACGGGACTGTGCGCAAGGCAGTCCCTCTGACGAGGGAATTAGCAGATTctaaagatgatgatgatgattcgcCGCTGATGATGGTTTCCGAGATTGCTGTCAAGTCTGCAGATTTCGCGTCCTCAACCTCTCTTCGGGAGGAAGGAGACATCCTGTTCTTGTTGAGTGATTGTCCCGGAATTATCCGTTGTTATGGGGATGACGTCTCCGAGGAGAAGGGCAAGAGGGTGTACAACCTCTTGCTGGAGTTCGCTCCCGGCGGCTCCCTCAAGAGTTTGATTGAAAGAAGGGGCGGGGCACTGCCGGAATCAGAAGTGCGACGCTACACTCGCATGATCCTCAAAGCTTTAAACTACGTGCATGAGAAGGGCTACGTCCACTGCGACATTAAGCCACATAACATTCTTGTTTTCCCTTCTCAACACGGCAATGGGAACTACGTGAAGATTGCCGATTTTGGACTGGCAAAGAAAGCAGATGAAGGCAATGGATGGAGCGATATTGATCCTCGTTTGATGGGCCGCACTCGCGGGACTCTTCCTTATGCTTCGCCAGAATCTATTGTTTGGAACATGAACAAGTCGCCAGTGGATATTTGGGCTCTTGGGTGCACGGTATCGCAGATGATGACCGGACGATCTCCATGGGAGTGCACGGACAGGCTAGAGCTGAAATTGAAGATAATTCTTGGGAGAGAGCTACCCAGAATTCCAGAAAGCATGTCTAGCCAAGGCAAGGATTTCTTACGGAAGTGCTTCGAGAGGGAATGGGAAACCAGATCAACAGCTGCAGAGCTTCTTCGACATCCTTTCGTTCAAGGGGAGCCAGAAGAATGGGCAAATACGATTAGAGTTCTATTTGCCTTCGTCTTTGAGAGttctatttgtttcttctttctttgttttctttatttctgtCTGTCTGTTTGTCTTTCTCTATGA